The DNA region GGAGCTTTTAATTTAAGAGGAATGTCGGCTAATTTTAGAGATAAAGAATTAAAAGAAGCAGTTGAGTATGCACATAAATTAGGAAAAAGAGTATATGTTACTCTTAATATA from Oceanivirga salmonicida includes:
- a CDS encoding peptidase U32 family protein; this encodes MNKVELLSPAGNMEKLKEAIHFGADACYIGGGAFNLRGMSANFRDKELKEAVEYAHKLGKRVYVTLNI